The nucleotide sequence TTATAAATGAAACTTCTGGAATGGTGCTGGGAAAGCAAAATAATGAAGAAGGTGTTTTAAAAGGATATACAGGTGGTAAATAAATATCTTTTTAACTAAATTGCCCTAATGAAAAATTTACTTTATTTAGTTTTATTGGTGCTGTTCGTATACGGCTGTGGTTTAACCAAGAATAATGGTAGAAGCGGTAGAAACGCCAATGCAAAAAACGATACCGTTCGAATTGCAAATGATAGCCTGGAATATGAAATTATAATAATTGAACCTGGCTTCAATTTGTTTATAAACAGTATTGCACGCCCTGAAGGTTATTATTCTCAAAATTACTTAGAAAATAAAAACCGCATTTTAGTAACAGATTATAATAATCGCGTGCTCCAACCGATGCGTTATAACGATAATCTTTACGTGCAGCAAATTAATTACGATCCTCAGATCGATTATGGATACGAAGTAAATTATCTTCTATACTACTATTTTGTTTATTTAAGCCGGCAATATAACCAGAGGTTTAGCGTCCCGACTCGCATTTAAGTGGTGAAC is from Zunongwangia endophytica and encodes:
- a CDS encoding DUF6146 family protein — translated: MKNLLYLVLLVLFVYGCGLTKNNGRSGRNANAKNDTVRIANDSLEYEIIIIEPGFNLFINSIARPEGYYSQNYLENKNRILVTDYNNRVLQPMRYNDNLYVQQINYDPQIDYGYEVNYLLYYYFVYLSRQYNQRFSVPTRI